The following are encoded in a window of Geobacter metallireducens GS-15 genomic DNA:
- a CDS encoding MgtC/SapB family protein, translated as MEFNLYMIGRLLLASLLGGLIGLEREIHGRPAGFRTHLLVSLGSCLFVVASIEFYRLYGNFSGVGPLGVDPGRVAAQVVTGIGFLGAGAILREGSSIRGLTTAACLWIAAAIGLSCGAGLYTVSLAVTAISLITLLCLKRVESVLKRDSYYSVKVWSDDMRGLSDRIEQVLKAGGLEILDVNVEKDIDSARMYFEFDVKFSTRGAKGAIVESLVSVDGVRKVRLD; from the coding sequence ATGGAATTCAACCTCTACATGATTGGCCGTCTTCTCCTGGCATCGCTCCTCGGAGGGCTCATCGGCCTGGAGCGGGAGATCCACGGGCGTCCGGCCGGTTTCAGGACGCATCTCCTGGTGTCCTTGGGTTCGTGTCTTTTTGTGGTCGCGTCCATCGAATTTTATCGGCTTTACGGTAATTTTTCCGGTGTCGGCCCACTTGGCGTCGATCCTGGTCGGGTTGCCGCCCAGGTCGTGACCGGTATAGGATTTTTGGGGGCAGGTGCCATCCTCCGCGAGGGGTCGTCCATCCGCGGTCTCACCACGGCGGCATGCCTCTGGATTGCTGCAGCCATTGGCCTTTCGTGTGGGGCGGGCCTCTACACCGTTTCTCTGGCCGTCACGGCAATTTCACTGATAACCCTTCTCTGCCTGAAGAGGGTCGAAAGTGTTTTGAAGCGTGATTCCTACTACTCCGTCAAGGTCTGGAGTGATGATATGAGGGGATTATCAGACCGGATTGAACAGGTCCTGAAGGCTGGGGGACTGGAGATTCTGGATGTTAATGTGGAAAAAGATATTGATTCCGCACGCATGTACTTTGAATTTGATGTGAAGTTCAGTACGCGCGGTGCCAAAGGTGCTATCGTGGAATCCCTCGTCTCCGTTGATGGCGTGAGGAAAGTGCGTCTCGATTGA
- a CDS encoding methyltransferase family protein encodes MADFIARLFVFALTHSILALPALQRRMGDIFPRLGRFYRFAYNLVALVTFTWALSAWHFSPVVYIVPGTGSLIFYLIQLVFIVLLARCAAQTGIDELLGLRQMRGTPGSKQLVTTGCYARVRHPLYSLSVVFLALNPVMTLKWLLLTVFSAVYFVIGARIEERRLIAEYGETYRNYQKNVPMFIPAKKEVPRL; translated from the coding sequence ATGGCTGATTTCATTGCCCGTTTGTTCGTTTTCGCCCTGACACACTCGATCCTTGCACTTCCCGCACTTCAAAGGCGCATGGGGGATATATTCCCGCGTCTTGGGCGCTTCTACCGCTTCGCGTACAACCTGGTCGCCCTCGTGACGTTCACCTGGGCACTGTCTGCATGGCACTTTTCACCGGTTGTTTATATTGTGCCAGGCACGGGGAGCCTCATATTTTATCTTATTCAGCTTGTTTTCATTGTTCTTCTTGCCCGGTGCGCGGCCCAGACCGGCATTGACGAGTTGCTCGGGCTGAGACAGATGCGCGGCACTCCCGGCAGTAAGCAGTTAGTAACCACCGGATGCTACGCAAGGGTACGACATCCGCTCTACTCACTGTCGGTCGTCTTTCTGGCTCTCAACCCGGTAATGACCCTCAAATGGTTGCTGCTAACAGTTTTCTCAGCGGTATATTTCGTAATTGGGGCACGAATAGAGGAGCGAAGGTTGATTGCCGAATACGGCGAAACGTATCGGAACTATCAGAAAAATGTACCGATGTTCATTCCGGCAAAAAAGGAGGTTCCACGGTTATAG
- a CDS encoding GTP-binding protein — protein sequence MALFNRTKREINAKIVYFGSPLAGKATTLQFIHRKLKPECRGPMKTMGGQSDRMLFFDFMPPELGEVNDYRVRFHLYTVQGEVTNRSTWKTVLKGADGIVFVADASPESAAITRESMENLRECLRSYGQDLEKLPCVVQCNKSDLPDALSTEELAQLVDSAGFPVIRSASRTGEGILQVLSSVVKGVMNALRDQEGSVTADSSVGLAGMGSEDEQAPVERGEKMATVPTDLAERVDTLPGAAVPTLAMGGAVTVAADGTLQVPLTVGCGGAERGFVLTLELTPAASVVA from the coding sequence ATGGCCCTGTTTAACAGAACGAAGCGTGAGATCAACGCTAAGATCGTTTACTTCGGATCTCCCCTTGCCGGCAAGGCCACGACACTTCAGTTTATCCACCGGAAATTGAAGCCGGAATGCCGCGGCCCCATGAAAACAATGGGGGGGCAGTCGGACCGAATGCTCTTCTTTGATTTTATGCCCCCTGAACTGGGGGAGGTTAACGATTATCGGGTCCGCTTCCATCTCTACACGGTTCAAGGAGAGGTGACCAATCGCTCCACCTGGAAGACCGTTCTCAAGGGGGCCGACGGCATAGTATTCGTTGCCGACGCATCGCCGGAATCAGCCGCGATTACCCGGGAGAGCATGGAAAACCTGAGGGAATGCCTGAGAAGTTATGGGCAGGATTTGGAGAAGCTTCCCTGTGTGGTACAGTGCAACAAGAGTGACCTGCCCGATGCCCTCTCCACCGAAGAGTTGGCGCAACTGGTCGATTCTGCGGGGTTCCCCGTGATTAGATCTGCTTCCAGAACAGGCGAGGGAATCCTTCAGGTTCTTTCCTCGGTGGTGAAAGGAGTCATGAACGCGCTCCGGGACCAGGAGGGGAGTGTGACAGCGGACTCTTCAGTGGGACTGGCAGGAATGGGATCAGAGGATGAGCAGGCGCCGGTGGAGAGGGGCGAAAAGATGGCTACCGTTCCCACCGATTTGGCGGAGAGAGTCGATACTCTCCCGGGTGCAGCTGTGCCTACCCTTGCCATGGGGGGGGCGGTAACGGTAGCGGCGGACGGGACTCTGCAGGTACCCCTCACTGTTGGGTGCGGTGGGGCCGAAAGGGGATTTGTCCTCACACTCGAGCTGACCCCTGCCGCATCCGTGGTCGCATGA